Part of the Paracoccus sp. S3-43 genome, TTGTAGGTTTTGCGGTGTGAGCGGGCAAGTGCGGGATTCACAGGCGCGTGATGTCGCATCAAGGCGCCATCTTCATGCTTGAACCTTCAGTGGCTAGAGGATGTAGACGCGCAGACACACAAGGATCAATGGCAGGCGAACAGGATTGTCTCTTACATCGGCACAGAAGTTTCTTTGGGTTTTGGCAGGCGTGGCAGCGCTTGCCTTCGTATGGCTTTTACTCTGGTCCGACTATCGTGCCGACAGCGCCCGAACTGACGCCGAGCCGCCTTTCTTCGCTGAGTTCGAACTGACGGACCACCAGGGTATGGTTCGAACCGAGAAGGACTTTGCGGGGCGCTGGATGCTTGTTTTTTTCGGCTTTACCAACTGCCCCGACGTCTGCCCGACGACCCTATCTGAGGTCGCGGCGGTGATGGACGGTCTGGGCGACGATGCCGCCAAGGTCCAGCCGATTTTCATCACCATCGACCCCGAACGGGACACGCCCGCCGCACTCGCCGAATACGTCCCGCTGTTCGATGCGGGCATCATCGGTCTGACCGGCACGCCGGAACAGATCGCCGCCACCTCCGAGACGTTTCCGATCTTCTTTGAACGCGTCGAAGAGGCTGCGGCGCCGGA contains:
- a CDS encoding SCO family protein, whose amino-acid sequence is MAGVAALAFVWLLLWSDYRADSARTDAEPPFFAEFELTDHQGMVRTEKDFAGRWMLVFFGFTNCPDVCPTTLSEVAAVMDGLGDDAAKVQPIFITIDPERDTPAALAEYVPLFDAGIIGLTGTPEQIAATSETFPIFFERVEEAAAPDGYTMGHTSHLFLFDPDAGFADSWPYGTSAEEIFADLEERI